The Streptomyces cynarae genome contains a region encoding:
- a CDS encoding IS110 family transposase has protein sequence MDTDRDAHVAAVLSLVGEVIGTKEFPASAAGYRNLLGWTRASGMVRRAGVEGTGSFGAALSRYLLAPGVDVFDVHRFDRADRRRRGKSDPLDAENAARAVLSGRARAQAKAGDGPVEIARMYKLAKDSAVKARTQMINQLKAVLIRADPQLREELAGLGNAELFRTCAGLVDDSLNLEAGEGSVLYATHVTLGFLARRIGQLSEEVQELEGRLTRLTERHAPQLLEVVGIGPDTAVTLLITVGDNPERLGSEASFAALCGVSPVERSSGSRQYRRLNRGDRQANAVCTGSCRPACALTRVPRTTTNAAARRAKPGAR, from the coding sequence GTGGACACGGACCGGGATGCCCATGTGGCCGCTGTGCTCTCCCTGGTGGGGGAGGTGATCGGCACCAAGGAGTTCCCGGCCAGCGCGGCCGGCTACCGCAACCTGCTGGGGTGGACCAGGGCGTCGGGTATGGTCCGGCGGGCCGGAGTGGAAGGTACCGGTTCCTTCGGGGCGGCCCTGTCCCGCTACCTGCTGGCCCCGGGCGTGGACGTTTTCGATGTGCACCGGTTCGACCGGGCCGACCGCCGTCGGCGCGGCAAGTCGGACCCGCTCGATGCCGAGAACGCAGCCCGGGCGGTGCTGAGCGGGCGGGCGCGCGCTCAGGCCAAGGCGGGCGACGGGCCGGTGGAGATCGCCCGGATGTACAAGCTGGCCAAGGACTCGGCGGTCAAGGCCCGCACCCAGATGATCAACCAGCTCAAGGCCGTCCTCATCCGTGCCGATCCCCAGCTGAGGGAGGAACTGGCCGGGCTGGGCAACGCAGAGCTCTTCCGCACCTGCGCAGGGCTCGTCGACGACAGCCTGAACCTCGAGGCCGGCGAGGGATCGGTGCTCTATGCCACCCACGTGACCCTGGGATTCCTGGCCCGGCGCATCGGGCAGCTCAGCGAAGAGGTCCAGGAGCTGGAAGGCCGCCTGACCCGGCTGACGGAGCGCCACGCTCCGCAGCTGCTCGAGGTGGTGGGCATCGGTCCGGACACGGCCGTCACTTTGCTGATCACGGTGGGGGACAACCCGGAACGCCTGGGCAGTGAGGCGTCGTTCGCGGCGCTGTGCGGGGTCAGCCCGGTCGAGCGTTCCTCGGGCAGTCGGCAATACCGTCGCCTCAACCGCGGCGACCGGCAAGCGAACGCGGTCTGCACCGGATCGTGCAGACCCGCCTGCGCGTTGACCCGCGTACCCAGGACTACTACGAACGCCGCAGCAAGGAGGGCAAAACCCGGCGCGAGATAG
- the pcaDC gene encoding bifunctional 3-oxoadipate enol-lactonase/4-carboxymuconolactone decarboxylase PcaDC: MSETPSNTLQYRFDGPEEAPVLILGPSLGTTWHMWDRQVPELAKQWRVFRFDLPGHGGAPAHPAGSVADLTTRLLATLDALGVQRFGYAGCALGGAVGIELALRHPERLASLVLIAASPRFGTADEFRQRGVIVRTNGLDPIARTSPERWFTGGFAAAQPAITEWAVQMVRTTDPGCYIASCEALAAFDVRAELGRIGVPTLVLVGSEDQVTGPAEARTLVAGIPDARLAVVPGASHLVPVEQPAAVTDLLVHHFATVWQPAFDATTGQMAVIATPPAKPVPVAPPPVAPVAEIAPAAAPPQPSVPPDPYDTGIKIRREVLGDAHVDRALASADDFSGDFQEFLTRYAWGEIWNRPGLDRRTRSCVTLTALVAGGHLDELAAHTRAALRNGLTPAEIGEVLLQAAVYCGVPAANSAFKVAQQVIREETTPQE; the protein is encoded by the coding sequence GTGAGTGAGACACCGTCGAACACCCTGCAATACCGCTTTGACGGGCCGGAAGAGGCTCCCGTCCTGATCTTGGGTCCCTCACTGGGTACCACCTGGCACATGTGGGACCGGCAGGTTCCGGAGCTCGCCAAGCAGTGGCGCGTCTTCCGCTTCGACCTGCCCGGTCACGGCGGCGCACCCGCCCACCCGGCGGGTTCCGTCGCCGACCTCACCACCCGCCTGCTCGCCACCCTCGACGCGCTCGGTGTGCAGCGCTTCGGCTACGCGGGCTGCGCCCTCGGCGGCGCCGTGGGTATCGAACTGGCCCTGCGCCACCCCGAGCGGCTCGCCTCGCTCGTGCTGATCGCCGCCTCGCCCCGCTTCGGCACGGCGGACGAGTTCCGCCAGCGCGGTGTGATCGTGCGGACGAACGGACTGGACCCGATCGCCCGCACGTCCCCGGAGCGCTGGTTCACCGGAGGGTTCGCCGCAGCGCAGCCCGCGATCACCGAGTGGGCCGTGCAGATGGTCCGCACCACCGACCCCGGCTGCTACATCGCGTCCTGCGAGGCGCTCGCCGCCTTCGACGTACGGGCCGAACTCGGCCGTATCGGCGTGCCCACCCTCGTCCTCGTCGGCTCCGAGGACCAGGTCACCGGACCCGCCGAGGCGCGCACCCTGGTCGCCGGGATCCCGGACGCCCGGCTCGCGGTCGTACCCGGCGCCTCCCACCTGGTGCCCGTGGAACAGCCCGCGGCGGTCACCGACCTGCTCGTCCACCACTTCGCCACCGTGTGGCAGCCCGCCTTCGACGCGACCACCGGTCAGATGGCGGTGATCGCGACGCCCCCGGCGAAGCCGGTGCCGGTCGCGCCGCCGCCGGTGGCCCCCGTGGCCGAGATCGCCCCGGCCGCGGCCCCGCCCCAGCCCTCGGTCCCGCCCGATCCGTACGACACCGGGATCAAGATCCGCCGCGAGGTGCTCGGCGACGCGCACGTCGACCGGGCCCTGGCCTCCGCGGACGACTTCTCCGGCGACTTCCAGGAGTTCCTCACCCGCTACGCGTGGGGCGAGATCTGGAACCGGCCCGGCCTCGACCGGCGCACCCGCAGCTGTGTCACCCTCACCGCGCTGGTCGCGGGCGGCCACCTGGACGAGCTCGCCGCGCACACCCGGGCGGCCCTGCGCAACGGCCTGACCCCCGCCGAGATCGGGGAAGTGTTGCTCCAGGCCGCGGTCTACTGCGGCGTACCGGCCGCGAACAGTGCGTTCAAGGTGGCGCAGCAGGTCATCCGGGAGGAGACGACCCCGCAGGAGTGA
- a CDS encoding MBL fold metallo-hydrolase: protein MKLTKKSHACIRLEKDGRTLVIDPGTFSEEDAAVGADAILVTHEHLDHFNEDRLRAGMEASPGAEIWTLKSVAEQISAAFPGRVHTVGHGDTFTAAGFDVQVHGELHAVIHPDIPRITNVGYLIDGGKVFHPGDALTVPDRPVETLMLPVMAPWNKIAEVIEYVRELKPQRAYDIHDALLTDLARPIYDNQIGALGGAEHLRLTPGSSAEV, encoded by the coding sequence ATGAAGCTCACGAAGAAGTCGCATGCCTGCATCCGGCTCGAGAAGGACGGGCGGACGCTCGTCATCGACCCCGGGACGTTCAGCGAGGAGGACGCCGCGGTCGGCGCGGACGCCATCCTGGTCACGCACGAGCACCTCGACCACTTCAACGAGGACCGGCTGCGGGCCGGTATGGAGGCCAGTCCGGGCGCCGAGATCTGGACCCTGAAGTCGGTCGCCGAGCAGATCTCGGCGGCCTTCCCGGGCCGCGTGCACACCGTCGGCCACGGCGACACCTTCACCGCCGCGGGCTTCGACGTCCAGGTGCACGGCGAACTGCACGCCGTGATCCACCCGGACATCCCGCGCATCACGAACGTCGGCTATCTGATCGACGGCGGCAAGGTCTTCCACCCCGGCGACGCCCTCACCGTCCCCGACCGCCCCGTCGAGACGCTGATGCTCCCGGTGATGGCGCCCTGGAACAAGATCGCCGAGGTGATCGAGTACGTCCGTGAGCTCAAGCCGCAGCGCGCGTACGACATCCACGACGCGCTCCTGACCGACCTGGCGCGCCCGATCTACGACAACCAGATCGGCGCCCTGGGCGGAGCCGAGCACCTGAGGCTGACGCCGGGCTCGTCGGCGGAGGTCTGA
- a CDS encoding exodeoxyribonuclease III has translation MRIATWNVNSITARLPRLLAWLESSGTDVLCLQEAKIAEEQFPYDQLRELGYEAAVHADGRWNGVAVLSRVGLEDVVKGLPGDPGYDGVEEPRAISATCGPVRVWSVYVPNGREVDHPHYAYKLQWFEALKAAVAGDAAGSRPFAVLGDYNVAPTDDDVYDIAAFEGSTHVTPAERAALASLREAGLEDVVPRPLKYEHPFTYWDYRQLCFPKNRGMRIDLVYGNKPFAKAVKDAYVDREERKGKGASDHAPVVVDLEP, from the coding sequence ATGCGCATCGCGACCTGGAACGTGAACTCGATCACCGCCCGCCTCCCGAGGCTCCTGGCCTGGCTGGAGAGCAGCGGCACGGACGTGCTCTGCCTCCAGGAAGCCAAGATCGCCGAGGAGCAGTTCCCGTACGACCAGCTGCGCGAGCTGGGCTACGAGGCCGCGGTCCACGCGGACGGCCGGTGGAACGGCGTCGCGGTGCTCTCCCGCGTCGGCCTGGAGGACGTGGTCAAGGGCCTGCCCGGCGACCCCGGCTACGACGGGGTGGAGGAGCCCCGCGCCATCTCCGCGACCTGCGGCCCGGTCCGCGTCTGGTCGGTGTACGTGCCGAACGGCCGCGAGGTGGACCACCCGCACTACGCGTACAAGCTGCAGTGGTTCGAGGCGCTGAAGGCGGCCGTCGCGGGCGACGCCGCGGGCAGCCGCCCGTTCGCGGTGCTGGGCGACTACAACGTGGCGCCGACGGACGACGACGTCTACGACATCGCGGCCTTCGAGGGCTCGACCCATGTCACCCCGGCCGAGCGCGCGGCCCTGGCCTCCCTGCGCGAGGCGGGCCTGGAGGACGTGGTGCCGCGCCCGCTGAAGTACGAGCACCCGTTCACGTACTGGGACTACCGCCAGCTGTGCTTCCCCAAGAACCGCGGTATGCGCATCGACCTGGTGTACGGCAACAAGCCGTTCGCGAAGGCGGTCAAGGACGCCTACGTGGACCGCGAGGAGCGCAAGGGCAAGGGCGCCTCGGACCACGCGCCGGTGGTGGTGGACCTGGAGCCGTAG
- a CDS encoding DUF6278 family protein → MNISFLGNWRKKRGPALGVAVFSDGDADADAVTGLLSECELLRSHAEQAGVELDDSTASLEALDQLLPRWRDDEEVLPWLGNDAGLYLGTVIVRTVPGAAWEIWPNGHPVVRLASGREIDVVTDGHTWASTGAPELSQVYAEVAEL, encoded by the coding sequence ATGAACATCTCCTTCCTGGGCAACTGGCGCAAGAAACGCGGTCCCGCCTTGGGCGTCGCGGTGTTCTCCGACGGTGACGCCGACGCGGACGCTGTCACCGGACTCCTGTCCGAATGCGAGCTGCTGCGTTCCCACGCCGAGCAGGCGGGCGTCGAACTCGACGACTCCACCGCGTCGTTGGAGGCGCTTGACCAGCTCCTGCCGCGCTGGCGCGACGACGAGGAGGTCCTGCCCTGGCTCGGGAACGACGCGGGCCTCTACCTGGGCACGGTCATCGTGCGCACGGTCCCCGGCGCCGCGTGGGAGATCTGGCCGAACGGCCACCCCGTGGTCCGGCTGGCCTCCGGCCGCGAGATCGACGTGGTCACCGACGGCCACACCTGGGCCTCCACGGGCGCCCCCGAGCTGTCCCAGGTGTATGCCGAGGTGGCGGAGCTCTAG
- a CDS encoding ScbR family autoregulator-binding transcription factor, with the protein MQDRAEETRKAVLLAAAHLFFERGYVATSISDISERSGRTSGAIYFHYTNKEHLALAVVKAHFATWPAMVARHEAAAEPALEKLVGLSFAVARAFRDDVLVRAGARLWAERKSIDVEMPPPFVDWIATVERMLTQARADGDLAPGADPSRDAPTLVAAFFGLHTLSDALDDRLLIEDRLTDLWLLLLPGLQAEPAPRTLLATVGAPAAADVSG; encoded by the coding sequence GTGCAGGATCGGGCGGAAGAAACCCGCAAAGCCGTATTACTGGCCGCGGCTCACCTGTTCTTCGAACGTGGGTACGTGGCGACCAGTATCAGTGACATCAGCGAACGGTCCGGCCGCACCAGCGGAGCCATCTACTTCCACTACACCAACAAGGAACATCTCGCCCTTGCCGTGGTGAAGGCACATTTCGCGACCTGGCCGGCCATGGTCGCGCGCCATGAGGCCGCCGCGGAACCGGCCCTGGAGAAGCTCGTCGGCCTCAGCTTCGCGGTCGCGCGGGCCTTCCGCGACGACGTCCTCGTCCGCGCGGGCGCCCGGCTGTGGGCCGAGCGGAAGTCCATCGACGTCGAGATGCCTCCGCCCTTCGTGGACTGGATCGCCACGGTCGAGCGGATGCTCACCCAGGCACGCGCCGACGGGGACCTCGCGCCCGGGGCGGATCCCAGCCGCGACGCCCCCACCCTGGTCGCCGCGTTCTTCGGGCTGCACACGCTCTCCGACGCCCTCGACGACCGCCTGCTGATCGAGGACCGCCTGACCGACCTGTGGCTGCTGCTCCTTCCGGGCCTCCAGGCCGAGCCCGCGCCACGGACGCTGCTGGCCACGGTGGGCGCCCCTGCGGCCGCCGACGTCTCCGGTTAG
- a CDS encoding ScbA/BarX family gamma-butyrolactone biosynthesis protein, protein MSWSRTVEREAVHRISVAEVLLTDVRSCGPLTFCAAAAWTRSHPTFPRGRDDRHSPWMLVETLRQLGICVPLRHFGVPATARFLIDDVSFRLDATAEPTAPHGASEIICRVSVGDLRTGRSGNGVTALRMRAEFLAGGRTFAHAAGGARILGSRRYAEIRSESATAAPAPSGRPRPQAAVLGLESRADVLISRQEGDILVDPADPRHPYYFDHGTDHVPGMALLESARQAIALRSGGLLLRPVSGRMTALKFTEHAPPAVIHCFPYGRTGFFCIRQGGERTAEGVLRYR, encoded by the coding sequence TTGAGCTGGTCCAGGACCGTCGAACGCGAGGCGGTGCACCGGATCTCGGTGGCCGAGGTGCTGCTGACGGACGTCCGCTCGTGCGGGCCGCTCACCTTCTGCGCCGCCGCCGCGTGGACACGCTCGCACCCCACGTTCCCCCGCGGTCGTGACGACCGGCACAGCCCCTGGATGCTCGTCGAGACCCTGCGCCAGCTCGGCATCTGCGTTCCGCTGCGCCACTTCGGCGTGCCGGCCACGGCGCGCTTCCTGATCGACGACGTCTCCTTCCGGCTCGATGCGACCGCGGAACCCACGGCACCGCACGGCGCCAGTGAGATCATCTGCCGGGTGTCGGTCGGTGACCTCCGTACCGGCCGCAGCGGGAATGGGGTGACCGCGCTGCGCATGCGGGCCGAATTCCTCGCCGGGGGCCGCACGTTCGCACACGCGGCGGGCGGGGCACGGATTCTCGGCTCCCGGCGGTACGCGGAGATCCGCTCCGAGTCCGCTACGGCGGCCCCGGCGCCGAGCGGGCGCCCCCGGCCGCAAGCGGCCGTCCTCGGGCTCGAGTCGAGGGCCGACGTCCTCATCTCCCGTCAGGAGGGCGACATCCTGGTGGACCCGGCCGATCCACGCCACCCCTACTATTTCGACCACGGCACCGACCATGTGCCCGGGATGGCCCTGCTGGAGTCGGCGAGACAGGCCATCGCCCTGCGCAGCGGAGGACTTCTGCTCCGCCCGGTCTCCGGCCGTATGACGGCCCTGAAGTTCACCGAACACGCACCGCCCGCGGTCATTCACTGCTTCCCGTACGGCCGTACCGGCTTCTTCTGCATTCGGCAGGGAGGCGAGCGTACGGCCGAGGGTGTGCTGCGTTATCGATGA
- a CDS encoding HAD family hydrolase has product MTTHRIFDWTPAAVVFDCDGTLVDSERHWQQARDAVLRGHGVVPDAEFTHRSKGLHYSECGALMARLAGRPERAEEMTRQLLAAFRALVAGDPVPMPGARALVTALSRALPLAVASNCPADVVEFSLESVGMRHHFRHIVVPGEGVRPKPHPDTYAEAARRLGVECGRVLAVEDSVNGLRAAGAAGLRAVGVGRRPGGEAVALADLWVDTLEDPGLLAWARSRSEVPRETADPTRTVTPRPRIPRQGGPTQSGTRAVP; this is encoded by the coding sequence ATGACGACCCATCGTATTTTCGACTGGACTCCAGCGGCCGTCGTCTTCGATTGCGACGGCACACTGGTGGACTCCGAACGGCACTGGCAGCAAGCGCGCGACGCGGTCCTGCGCGGCCACGGCGTCGTACCCGACGCGGAGTTCACGCACCGCAGCAAGGGCCTGCACTACAGCGAGTGCGGCGCCCTCATGGCCCGTCTCGCCGGCAGACCCGAGAGAGCCGAGGAGATGACCCGGCAACTCCTGGCGGCGTTCCGCGCTCTCGTCGCCGGGGATCCCGTGCCGATGCCCGGGGCGCGGGCCCTGGTGACGGCCCTGAGCCGGGCGTTACCGCTGGCCGTGGCCAGCAACTGCCCCGCAGACGTGGTGGAGTTCTCCCTGGAGTCCGTGGGAATGCGGCACCACTTCCGGCACATCGTCGTGCCGGGCGAGGGGGTGCGTCCCAAACCGCACCCCGACACCTACGCCGAGGCCGCGCGGCGCCTGGGCGTGGAGTGCGGCAGGGTCCTGGCCGTCGAGGACTCGGTCAACGGGCTGAGGGCCGCCGGCGCGGCGGGCCTGCGGGCCGTCGGAGTGGGGCGGAGGCCCGGTGGGGAGGCCGTGGCCCTGGCCGACCTGTGGGTGGACACGCTGGAGGACCCGGGGTTGCTGGCCTGGGCGCGCAGTCGGTCCGAGGTCCCGCGGGAGACGGCCGACCCCACGCGGACCGTCACACCCCGGCCGAGGATTCCCCGGCAGGGCGGCCCGACCCAGTCCGGTACCAGGGCCGTTCCCTGA
- a CDS encoding DUF6131 family protein: MVILGIILLIIGFVANIAILWTIGIILVVIGAVLWLLGSLGHAVFGRRHYW; the protein is encoded by the coding sequence ATGGTCATCCTGGGGATCATTCTCCTCATCATCGGGTTCGTCGCGAACATCGCCATCCTCTGGACGATCGGGATCATCCTCGTCGTCATCGGAGCCGTGCTGTGGCTGCTCGGCTCTCTCGGGCACGCGGTCTTCGGGCGACGGCACTATTGGTAG
- the ggt gene encoding gamma-glutamyltransferase, which produces MRRPVARKLAVSAVSAALVSVGAAAPPHAASAPEKSTPAKVPVAVGYGGAVASVDADASAAGIEVLKKGGNAVDAAVATAAALGVTEPYSAGVGGGGYFVYYDAKSRTVHTIDGRETAPLTADSNLFVENGKPLAFADAVSSGLSVGTPGTPATWQKALDEWGTKRLGSVLKPAERIARDGFTVDHTFRSQTASNETRFRYFPDTAELFLPGGRLPVVGSTFKNPDLARTYEELGRKGIGAIYHGDLGKDIVATVDKPPVDPASGWNARPGKLSEKDLAVYGAKLQAPTKTSYRGLDVYSIAPSSSGGTTVGEALNILERTDLSKASEVQYLHHFIEAGRIAFADRGRWVGDPAFEDVPTKDLLSQKYADSRACLIKDDAVLTSPLAPGDPRHPAPCTTGGTAAPTTYEGENTTHLTVADKWGNVVSYTLTIEQTGGSGITVPHRGFLLNNELTDFSFTPANPAVHDPNLPGPGKRPRSSISPTIVLDKQGRPVVALGSPGGATIITTVLQTLTEFLDRHLPLVDAIAAPRASQRNAAKTELEPALYNSSLRAQLEAIGHSFTLNPEIGAATGVQRLPGGKWLAAAEKVRRGGGSAMVVTPAP; this is translated from the coding sequence ATGCGTCGCCCTGTCGCGCGGAAACTGGCGGTTTCGGCGGTCTCGGCCGCCCTGGTGTCGGTGGGAGCGGCGGCGCCGCCGCACGCCGCCTCGGCGCCGGAGAAGTCGACTCCGGCGAAAGTGCCCGTGGCCGTGGGCTACGGCGGGGCCGTGGCCAGTGTCGACGCCGACGCGTCCGCCGCCGGCATCGAGGTCCTCAAGAAGGGCGGCAACGCGGTCGACGCGGCCGTCGCCACCGCCGCCGCGCTCGGCGTCACCGAGCCGTACTCCGCGGGCGTCGGCGGAGGCGGCTACTTCGTCTACTACGACGCCAAGTCCCGTACGGTGCACACCATCGACGGCCGTGAGACGGCACCGCTGACCGCCGACTCGAACCTGTTCGTGGAGAACGGCAAGCCGCTCGCCTTCGCCGACGCCGTCAGCAGCGGCCTGAGCGTAGGCACCCCCGGCACGCCCGCCACTTGGCAGAAGGCGCTGGACGAGTGGGGCACCAAGCGGCTGGGGTCGGTGCTGAAGCCGGCCGAGCGGATCGCCCGCGACGGCTTCACCGTCGACCACACCTTCCGCTCCCAGACCGCGTCCAACGAGACCCGCTTCCGGTACTTCCCGGACACCGCCGAGCTGTTCCTGCCGGGCGGCCGACTCCCCGTCGTGGGCTCCACCTTCAAGAACCCCGACCTCGCCCGCACCTACGAGGAGCTGGGCCGCAAGGGCATAGGCGCGATCTACCACGGCGACCTCGGCAAGGACATCGTCGCCACGGTCGACAAGCCCCCGGTGGACCCGGCCTCGGGCTGGAACGCCCGCCCGGGCAAGCTGTCGGAGAAGGACCTCGCGGTCTACGGCGCCAAGCTCCAGGCGCCCACGAAGACGTCCTACCGCGGCCTCGACGTCTACTCCATCGCGCCCTCGTCCTCCGGCGGCACGACCGTCGGCGAGGCGCTCAACATCCTGGAGAGGACGGACCTTTCGAAGGCGAGCGAGGTGCAGTACCTGCACCACTTCATCGAGGCCGGCCGCATCGCGTTCGCAGACCGCGGTCGCTGGGTCGGTGACCCCGCCTTCGAGGACGTGCCGACCAAGGACCTGCTGTCGCAGAAGTACGCCGACTCACGCGCGTGCCTGATCAAGGACGACGCGGTGCTCACCAGCCCACTCGCGCCGGGAGACCCGCGCCACCCGGCGCCCTGCACGACCGGCGGCACGGCGGCCCCGACGACGTACGAGGGCGAGAACACCACGCACCTCACGGTCGCCGACAAGTGGGGCAACGTCGTCTCCTACACCCTCACCATCGAGCAGACCGGCGGCAGCGGCATCACCGTCCCGCACCGAGGCTTCCTGCTCAACAACGAACTCACGGACTTCTCCTTCACGCCCGCCAACCCGGCCGTGCACGACCCGAACCTGCCGGGCCCGGGCAAGCGTCCGCGCTCCTCGATCTCCCCGACCATCGTCCTCGACAAGCAGGGCCGCCCGGTCGTCGCGCTCGGTTCGCCCGGCGGCGCGACCATCATCACGACCGTGCTGCAGACCCTCACCGAGTTCCTGGACCGGCACCTGCCGCTGGTCGACGCGATCGCCGCGCCGCGCGCCAGCCAGCGCAACGCGGCGAAGACGGAACTCGAACCCGCCCTCTACAACAGCTCTCTGCGCGCCCAACTGGAGGCCATCGGGCACTCCTTCACGCTGAACCCCGAGATCGGTGCGGCGACGGGCGTGCAGCGCCTGCCAGGGGGCAAGTGGCTGGCCGCCGCCGAGAAGGTGCGACGCGGCGGCGGCTCGGCGATGGTGGTGACCCCGGCGCCCTGA